A stretch of the Arachis stenosperma cultivar V10309 chromosome 6, arast.V10309.gnm1.PFL2, whole genome shotgun sequence genome encodes the following:
- the LOC130934228 gene encoding uncharacterized protein LOC130934228, translating to MIGLEMILGFDWLLKNQVLLDFFERSIWFMPEGEGGAVITEGYYLNSILVNCSGEECQGYILLAVNALGDEQRLDQIPVVRKFPEVFPRDIPDFPPQRGIKFAIDLVPGAKPISIAPYRMTPVELAELKIQLEELLNKKFIRSSVSPWGMPALLVKKKDGAM from the coding sequence ATGATTGGGTTGGAGATGATTTTGGGGTTTGATTGGTTGTTAAAGAACCAGGTATTGTTGGATTTCTTTGAGCGATCGATTTGGTTTATGCcagaaggagaaggaggagcAGTGATAACCGAGGGTTATTACCTGAACTCTATTTTGGTGAATTGTAGTGGAGAAGAGTGTCAGGGTTATATACTATTGGCGGTGAATGCATTAGGTGATGAACAGAGGTTAGATCAGATTCCGGTAGTTAGGAAATTTCCAGAAGTGTTCCCGAGAGATATTCCCGATTTTCCTCCTCAAAGGGGGATTAAATTTGCGATTGACTTGGTACCAGGAGCCAAACCAATCTCAATTGCACCGTATCGAATGACTCCAGTAGAGCTGGCTGAACTTAAGATCCAATTGGAAGAGCTTCTGAACAAGAAATTCATCCGATCGAGTGTGTCTCCGTGGGGAATGCCAGCTTTGttggtaaagaagaaagatggggcAATGTGA